One window of Kosakonia cowanii JCM 10956 = DSM 18146 genomic DNA carries:
- a CDS encoding DUF3999 domain-containing protein: protein MKRLYGLLLSTLLCAPAGAADLPEKPQDYARGVMLDVPQPSSWYRVDLPQEVYAHSAWPDLRDVRVFNQDGERVPFALETQSTKTTTPEAVPLRVFPLDASPAGGAAQEENVVRLQAPSGVEIRIEGDASKPVGKSYLLVLPSTLPNTFTLGEIKLGWQENGQNWRSKVSVLVSRDMRSWDTLQDDAPVMALASGNDKLRLDRIQLPEMQLPDGSHYLLLVFDTPNLPVTISEATAMPGRQPAPLEKMEMTGNGRQISPTEAQYQWPQPQPFRSLSVGFNDDAVLPAEIAIRRTATSPWQPLTKTVLWQRNGQRSAPVELAGETVQAVRITTLDARLPDTLPEVSGSRDRLALVFNAQGKGPFMLAWGNKAAQPAAVTPDTLIPPDLRKQLDPASIPDAFVGENIKLGGEARMTATSVTEQQGMWKTLLVWGALVLGVAVLAWMAIRIWREAQSR, encoded by the coding sequence ATGAAAAGGCTGTACGGATTACTGTTAAGTACGCTGCTTTGCGCCCCGGCGGGCGCTGCAGATCTCCCTGAAAAACCGCAGGATTATGCCCGCGGCGTAATGCTGGATGTGCCGCAGCCCTCCTCATGGTATCGCGTCGATCTGCCCCAGGAGGTCTATGCCCATAGCGCATGGCCAGATCTGCGCGATGTGCGGGTGTTTAACCAGGATGGTGAGCGGGTACCGTTCGCTCTTGAAACGCAAAGTACCAAAACCACGACTCCTGAAGCGGTGCCGCTGCGCGTCTTTCCGCTGGATGCGTCGCCCGCAGGCGGCGCGGCACAGGAGGAGAATGTTGTGCGCCTCCAGGCGCCATCCGGGGTAGAGATCCGTATTGAAGGTGACGCCTCAAAACCGGTCGGGAAGAGCTATTTGTTGGTGCTGCCTTCTACTCTGCCCAACACGTTTACTCTTGGCGAGATCAAACTCGGCTGGCAGGAAAACGGCCAGAACTGGCGCAGCAAAGTCTCCGTCCTGGTGAGCCGCGATATGCGCAGTTGGGATACGTTGCAGGATGATGCTCCGGTGATGGCGCTGGCGAGCGGGAACGACAAGCTCAGGCTCGATCGTATACAGCTCCCGGAAATGCAGTTACCCGATGGCAGCCATTATCTGCTGCTGGTGTTTGATACGCCAAACCTGCCGGTCACCATCTCCGAGGCGACAGCCATGCCTGGCCGCCAGCCTGCACCGCTTGAAAAAATGGAGATGACGGGCAACGGGCGGCAGATTTCACCGACCGAGGCGCAATATCAATGGCCGCAGCCACAGCCGTTCCGCTCACTCTCGGTTGGCTTTAACGACGATGCGGTGTTGCCGGCAGAGATTGCCATTCGCCGCACAGCTACCTCACCGTGGCAGCCGCTGACCAAAACCGTGCTCTGGCAACGTAACGGGCAGCGATCCGCACCGGTGGAACTGGCGGGCGAGACGGTACAGGCGGTGCGCATCACCACCCTGGACGCACGACTGCCTGATACGCTTCCTGAGGTCTCCGGTAGCCGCGATCGGCTGGCGCTGGTGTTTAACGCCCAGGGGAAAGGGCCGTTTATGCTGGCGTGGGGAAATAAAGCGGCGCAGCCTGCCGCCGTCACGCCGGATACGCTGATCCCGCCGGATCTGCGTAAGCAGCTCGATCCCGCGTCGATTCCTGATGCGTTTGTGGGAGAAAACATCAAGCTGGGTGGAGAGGCGCGCATGACGGCGACCTCCGTCACCGAACAGCAGGGGATGTGGAAAACGTTGCTGGTGTGGGGGGCTTTAGTGCTGGGCGTCGCGGTGCTGGCGTGGATGGCGATCCGCATCTGGCGCGAAGCGCAGAGCCGCTAA
- the acpH gene encoding ACP phosphodiesterase: MNFLAHLHLAHLANSSLAGNLLADFVRGNPENLYAPEVVAGIHMHRRIDVLTDNLPEVKVAREWFRPETRRVAPITLDVMWDHFLSRHWAKVSPDIELVDFIRYAHSQVATILPDSPPRFINLNNYLWSERWMERYGEMAFIQNVLNGMASRRPRLEALRDSWQDLDANYHALETQFWTFYPRMMAQAQAGTL, from the coding sequence ATGAATTTTTTAGCACACCTGCACCTTGCCCACCTGGCGAACAGCTCCCTTGCCGGTAACCTGCTGGCGGATTTTGTTCGCGGCAACCCGGAAAACCTCTACGCACCGGAGGTAGTGGCGGGGATCCATATGCATCGCCGTATTGATGTGCTGACCGACAATCTGCCGGAGGTGAAGGTCGCCCGCGAGTGGTTTCGCCCCGAAACGCGGCGGGTTGCGCCGATTACGCTTGATGTGATGTGGGACCACTTCCTCTCGCGCCACTGGGCAAAGGTTTCGCCCGATATTGAACTGGTGGATTTTATCCGCTACGCCCATTCGCAGGTGGCAACTATTCTGCCCGATTCGCCGCCGCGTTTTATCAATCTGAACAATTACTTATGGTCGGAGCGCTGGATGGAGCGCTACGGCGAGATGGCGTTTATCCAGAATGTGCTCAACGGCATGGCGAGCCGCCGTCCGCGGCTGGAGGCGTTGCGTGACTCATGGCAGGATCTGGATGCCAATTATCACGCGCTGGAAACGCAGTTCTGGACGTTTTACCCACGCATGATGGCGCAGGCGCAGGCGGGGACGTTGTAG
- the queA gene encoding tRNA preQ1(34) S-adenosylmethionine ribosyltransferase-isomerase QueA codes for MRVTDFSFELPESLIAHYPQPERSSCRLLSLDGPTGALTHGTFTDLLDKLNPGDLLVFNNTHVIPARLFGRKASGGKIEVLVERMLDDKRILAHIRASKAPKPGAELLLGDAEDIQATMVARHDALFEVEFHDERPVLDILNAIGHMPLPPYIDRPDEDADRELYQTVYSQKPGAVAAPTAGLHFDEPLLERLRNKGIEMAFVTLHVGAGTFQPVRVDSIEDHIMHSEYAEVPQEVVDAVLAAKARGNRVVAVGTTSVRSLESAAQAAKADLIEPFFGDTQIFIYPGYQYKVIDALVTNFHLPESTLIMLVSAFAGYQHTMNAYRAAVAEKYRFFSYGDAMFITYNPQAILERP; via the coding sequence ATGCGCGTTACCGATTTCTCCTTTGAGTTACCCGAATCCCTGATTGCCCACTATCCACAGCCTGAGCGCAGCAGCTGTCGCTTACTGTCGCTGGATGGCCCAACAGGCGCGCTGACGCACGGTACTTTCACCGATCTGCTCGATAAGCTCAACCCGGGCGACCTGCTGGTGTTCAACAACACCCACGTTATTCCGGCGCGTCTGTTCGGGCGTAAAGCCAGCGGCGGCAAGATTGAAGTGCTGGTTGAGCGCATGCTCGACGATAAACGTATTCTGGCACATATTCGCGCCTCGAAAGCGCCGAAGCCGGGTGCCGAGCTGCTGCTGGGCGACGCGGAGGATATTCAGGCCACCATGGTCGCCCGCCACGACGCGCTGTTTGAAGTGGAATTCCACGATGAGCGCCCGGTGCTCGATATTCTCAACGCCATCGGCCATATGCCGCTGCCGCCCTATATCGATCGCCCGGATGAAGACGCCGACCGCGAACTCTATCAGACGGTCTATAGCCAGAAGCCTGGTGCCGTTGCCGCGCCGACCGCAGGCCTGCACTTTGATGAGCCGCTGCTCGAGCGCCTGCGCAACAAAGGCATTGAAATGGCTTTTGTCACGCTGCACGTCGGTGCCGGCACCTTCCAGCCGGTGCGGGTTGATAGCATCGAAGATCACATCATGCACTCCGAATATGCCGAAGTGCCGCAAGAGGTGGTTGATGCGGTGCTGGCGGCAAAAGCGCGCGGCAACCGCGTCGTGGCAGTCGGCACGACCTCCGTGCGCTCGCTGGAGAGCGCCGCGCAGGCGGCAAAAGCGGATCTGATCGAACCCTTCTTCGGCGACACGCAAATCTTTATCTATCCGGGCTATCAATACAAAGTGATTGATGCGCTGGTGACCAACTTCCACCTGCCGGAATCGACGCTGATCATGCTGGTCTCTGCGTTTGCCGGGTATCAACACACTATGAATGCGTACCGCGCCGCAGTTGCTGAAAAATATCGCTTTTTTAGTTACGGGGACGCGATGTTTATCACGTACAATCCGCAGGCGATTTTAGAGCGCCCTTAA
- the tgt gene encoding tRNA guanosine(34) transglycosylase Tgt, translating to MKFELDTTDGRARRGRLVFERGVVETPAFMPVGTYGTVKGMTPEEVEATGAQIILGNTFHLWLRPGQEIMKLHGDLHDFMQWKGPILTDSGGFQVFSLGDIRKITEAGVHFRNPINGDPIFLDPEKSMEIQYDLGSDIVMIFDECTPYPADWDYAKRSMEMSLRWAKRSRDRFDGLGNKNALFGIIQGSVYEDLRDISVKGLVEIGFDGYAVGGLAVGEPKEDMHRILEHVCPQIPADKPRYLMGVGKPEDLVEGVRRGIDMFDCVMPTRNARNGHLFVTNGVVKIRNAKYKSDTSPLDAECDCYTCRNYSLAYLHHLDRCNEILGARLNTIHNLRYYQRLMAGLRKAIEEGKLESFVADFYQRQGRPVPPLNVD from the coding sequence ATGAAATTCGAACTGGATACCACCGACGGACGCGCCCGCCGCGGCCGGCTGGTGTTTGAGCGCGGCGTGGTTGAAACGCCGGCGTTTATGCCTGTTGGCACCTACGGCACCGTGAAAGGGATGACCCCGGAAGAGGTTGAAGCCACCGGTGCGCAGATCATTTTGGGTAACACCTTCCACCTCTGGCTGCGTCCCGGCCAGGAGATCATGAAGCTGCATGGCGATCTGCACGACTTTATGCAGTGGAAAGGGCCAATCCTTACCGATTCCGGCGGCTTCCAGGTGTTCAGCCTCGGCGATATCCGCAAAATCACCGAAGCGGGCGTTCACTTCCGTAACCCGATCAATGGCGATCCGATTTTCCTCGATCCGGAAAAGTCGATGGAGATTCAGTACGATCTCGGCTCCGATATCGTGATGATCTTTGACGAGTGTACGCCGTACCCGGCGGATTGGGATTACGCCAAACGCTCAATGGAGATGTCTCTGCGCTGGGCAAAACGTAGCCGCGACCGCTTTGACGGGCTTGGCAACAAAAACGCGCTGTTCGGCATTATTCAGGGCAGTGTTTACGAAGATTTACGCGATATCTCCGTCAAAGGTCTGGTAGAGATAGGCTTTGATGGCTACGCTGTCGGCGGTCTTGCTGTGGGCGAACCGAAAGAGGATATGCACCGCATTCTGGAGCACGTCTGTCCGCAGATCCCCGCAGACAAACCGCGTTACCTGATGGGCGTAGGTAAACCGGAAGATCTGGTCGAAGGCGTGCGTCGCGGCATCGACATGTTCGACTGCGTCATGCCGACGCGTAACGCGCGTAACGGCCACCTGTTCGTGACCAACGGCGTGGTGAAAATCCGTAACGCAAAATATAAGAGCGACACCAGCCCGCTCGATGCCGAGTGTGATTGCTACACCTGTCGCAATTATTCGCTCGCCTACTTGCATCATCTCGATCGTTGCAACGAAATACTGGGCGCGCGTCTCAATACCATTCATAACCTGCGCTACTATCAGCGCTTAATGGCTGGTTTACGCAAGGCTATTGAAGAGGGTAAATTAGAGAGCTTCGTAGCAGATTTTTACCAGCGTCAGGGTCGACCGGTTCCACCTTTGAACGTTGATTAA
- the yajC gene encoding preprotein translocase subunit YajC: MSFFISDAVAAAGAPSQGSPMSLILMLVVFGLIFYFMILRPQQKRTKEHKKLMDSIAKGDEVLTNGGLVGRVTKVAETGYIAIALNDTTEVVIKRDFVAAVLPKGTMKAL; the protein is encoded by the coding sequence ATGAGCTTTTTTATTTCTGACGCGGTAGCGGCAGCAGGCGCACCGTCACAGGGCAGCCCGATGTCTCTGATCCTGATGCTGGTAGTATTTGGTCTGATTTTCTATTTCATGATCCTGCGCCCGCAGCAAAAACGTACCAAAGAGCATAAAAAGCTGATGGACTCCATCGCGAAAGGCGATGAAGTGCTGACCAACGGTGGCCTGGTTGGGCGCGTAACCAAAGTAGCGGAAACCGGCTACATTGCTATCGCACTGAACGACACCACTGAAGTGGTAATCAAACGTGACTTCGTAGCTGCCGTTCTGCCGAAAGGCACCATGAAGGCGCTGTAA
- the secD gene encoding protein translocase subunit SecD, protein MLNRYPLWKYIMLVVVLIVGLLYALPNLYGEDPAVQISGARGVAASEQTLIQVRNELTKEKISWKSVAMEEGTVLARFESTDTQLRAREVLLSALGDKYVVALNLAPATPRWLSLLKAEPMKLGLDLRGGVHFLMEVDMQTALGKLQEQNIDSLRSDLREKGIPYSTVRKEDNYGLSIQFRDSAARDQANTYLTGRHRDLVFSNQGDNVLRVVMSDARLSEAREYAVQQNINILRNRVNQLGVAEPLVQRQGADRIVVELPGIQDTARAKEILGATATLEFRLVNTNVDASAAANGRIPGDSEVKETRDGRPVVLYKRVILTGDHITDSTSSMDEYNVPQVNISLDSAGGNIMSNFTKDNINKPMATLFVEYKDSGKKDANGRSVLVKQEEVINIANIQSRLGNSFRITGIENANEARQLSLLLRAGALIAPIQIVEERTIGPTLGAQNITQGLEACLAGLAVSIIFMLFFYKKFGLIATSALLANLVLIVGIMSLLPGATLTMPGIAGIVLTLAVAVDANVLINERIKEELSNGRSVQQAIHEGYQGAFSSIFDANITTLIKVLILYAVGTGSIKGFAITTGIGVATSMFTAIVGTRAIVNLLYGGKRINKLSI, encoded by the coding sequence GTGTTAAACCGTTATCCTTTGTGGAAGTACATCATGCTGGTCGTCGTCCTTATCGTCGGCCTGCTTTACGCACTTCCCAACCTCTATGGTGAGGATCCGGCTGTTCAGATCTCTGGCGCGCGCGGTGTCGCCGCCAGCGAACAAACTCTGATCCAGGTCCGGAACGAACTAACAAAAGAAAAGATCAGCTGGAAATCTGTGGCGATGGAAGAGGGCACGGTACTTGCTCGCTTTGAATCGACTGACACCCAGCTGCGCGCCCGCGAAGTCCTGCTTAGCGCATTAGGCGACAAGTATGTTGTCGCGCTCAACCTCGCACCGGCAACGCCTCGCTGGCTCTCCCTCCTGAAAGCGGAACCGATGAAACTCGGCCTCGACTTGCGTGGCGGGGTTCACTTCCTGATGGAAGTGGATATGCAAACGGCACTGGGCAAATTGCAGGAACAGAATATCGACAGCCTGCGCAGCGATCTGCGGGAAAAAGGCATTCCTTACTCCACCGTGCGTAAGGAAGATAACTATGGTCTTAGCATTCAGTTCCGCGACAGCGCGGCGCGCGACCAGGCGAATACCTACCTGACCGGCCGTCATCGCGATCTCGTCTTCTCTAATCAGGGCGATAACGTGCTGCGCGTGGTGATGAGCGATGCGCGCCTGAGCGAAGCCCGTGAATATGCTGTTCAGCAGAACATCAATATCCTGCGTAACCGTGTCAACCAGCTTGGCGTTGCCGAGCCGCTGGTGCAGCGCCAGGGCGCTGACCGCATCGTGGTTGAACTGCCGGGTATTCAGGATACGGCGCGCGCGAAAGAGATCCTTGGCGCGACCGCAACGCTTGAGTTCCGTCTGGTTAACACCAATGTCGACGCTTCCGCTGCGGCAAATGGTCGTATTCCGGGCGATTCCGAAGTGAAAGAGACACGTGATGGGCGGCCAGTTGTGCTCTACAAACGCGTGATTCTCACCGGCGACCACATTACCGACTCAACCTCCAGTATGGATGAGTACAACGTGCCGCAGGTGAACATTTCACTGGATAGCGCGGGCGGTAACATCATGTCTAACTTCACCAAGGACAACATCAATAAACCGATGGCGACCCTGTTTGTGGAGTATAAAGACAGCGGTAAAAAAGATGCCAATGGTCGTTCGGTACTGGTGAAGCAGGAAGAGGTGATCAACATCGCCAATATCCAGTCTCGCCTTGGTAACAGCTTCCGTATTACCGGTATCGAAAACGCCAATGAAGCACGTCAGCTTTCACTGCTGCTGCGCGCGGGTGCGTTGATTGCGCCGATTCAGATCGTGGAAGAGCGTACCATCGGTCCAACCCTTGGGGCGCAGAACATCACTCAGGGTCTGGAAGCGTGTCTGGCTGGTCTGGCGGTGTCGATCATCTTCATGCTCTTCTTCTATAAGAAGTTTGGCCTGATCGCGACCTCGGCGCTGCTGGCGAACCTGGTGCTGATTGTCGGCATTATGTCCCTGTTGCCGGGTGCAACGCTGACCATGCCGGGGATTGCGGGGATCGTGCTAACCCTTGCGGTAGCGGTGGATGCTAACGTACTGATAAACGAACGTATTAAAGAAGAGCTGAGCAACGGGCGATCCGTACAGCAGGCGATTCACGAAGGTTATCAGGGCGCGTTCTCGTCCATTTTCGATGCCAACATCACCACGTTGATCAAAGTGCTTATCCTTTACGCGGTCGGTACTGGCTCAATCAAAGGCTTTGCAATCACCACCGGTATCGGTGTGGCGACGTCCATGTTCACCGCTATTGTCGGTACCCGTGCCATCGTCAACCTGTTGTACGGCGGCAAACGCATTAACAAGCTGTCTATCTGA
- the secF gene encoding protein translocase subunit SecF: MAQDYTVEQLNHGRKVWDFMRWDNWAFIISGALLILSIVVMGVRGFNWGLDFTGGTVIEISLEKPADMDVMREALEKAGFQDPLLQNFGSSRDIMVRMPPAQSDNGGQLLGSKVVSVINEATSQNAAVKRIEFVGPSVGADLAQTGGMALLVALISILVYVGFRFEWRLAAGVVIALAHDVIITMGVLSLFQIEVDLTIVASLMSVIGYSLNDSIVVSDRIRENFRKIRRGTPYEIFNISLTQTLHRTLITSGTTLVVILMLYLFGGAMLKGFSLTMLIGVSIGTASSIYVASALALKLGMKREHLLQQKVEKEGADQPSILP; encoded by the coding sequence GTGGCACAGGATTATACTGTTGAACAATTGAACCATGGCCGTAAAGTCTGGGACTTTATGCGCTGGGACAACTGGGCTTTTATCATTTCCGGCGCGCTGCTGATCCTCTCCATCGTTGTGATGGGTGTTCGCGGCTTTAACTGGGGCCTGGATTTTACCGGCGGTACGGTCATCGAAATCTCGCTGGAAAAACCGGCGGATATGGACGTGATGCGCGAAGCGCTGGAGAAAGCGGGTTTCCAGGATCCACTGTTGCAGAACTTCGGTAGCAGCCGTGACATCATGGTACGCATGCCGCCTGCGCAGAGCGATAACGGCGGGCAGCTGCTGGGCAGCAAAGTGGTTAGCGTGATCAATGAAGCGACCAGCCAGAATGCCGCCGTGAAGCGTATTGAGTTCGTCGGCCCGAGCGTGGGCGCGGATCTGGCACAAACCGGCGGCATGGCGCTGCTGGTGGCGCTGATCAGCATCCTTGTCTATGTCGGTTTCCGTTTTGAATGGCGTCTGGCGGCGGGCGTGGTTATTGCGCTGGCGCACGACGTCATCATTACCATGGGCGTGCTGTCGCTGTTCCAGATCGAGGTTGATCTGACCATCGTGGCCTCGCTGATGTCGGTGATCGGTTACTCGCTCAACGACAGTATCGTGGTATCGGACCGTATCCGTGAGAACTTCCGTAAGATCCGTCGCGGTACGCCGTATGAGATCTTCAACATCTCACTGACGCAGACGCTGCATCGTACCTTGATCACCTCCGGCACAACGCTGGTGGTGATCCTGATGCTCTATCTCTTCGGTGGCGCGATGCTGAAAGGCTTCTCGCTGACGATGCTGATCGGTGTCTCTATCGGTACGGCCTCTTCTATCTATGTTGCTTCAGCGCTGGCGCTGAAACTTGGGATGAAGCGCGAGCATCTCCTGCAGCAGAAAGTGGAAAAAGAGGGGGCGGATCAGCCCTCGATTCTGCCGTAA
- a CDS encoding response regulator, translated as MEKKILIADDHPIYLMGLRALLSPLAGQYHIVDEALTTDDVINKLERDDIDILITDFSMPGDKYNDGLALIQLIKRRWPALVIIVVTMINNPGIERALRQLGVHGVLSKAGLSTELVHFIKGLTGAFASSKPSADAPALSCISLTPKESEVLRLLLRGLTVSDISTRLNRTKQTVSAQKKSAMRKLGVTSEYELYQQLQQLGLVS; from the coding sequence ATGGAAAAAAAGATCCTGATAGCAGACGATCACCCCATCTATTTAATGGGACTGCGCGCATTACTCTCACCGCTTGCCGGGCAATATCACATTGTTGACGAAGCGCTCACCACTGATGACGTAATAAACAAACTCGAACGTGATGATATCGATATTCTGATTACCGATTTCAGTATGCCGGGGGATAAATATAACGATGGGCTTGCGCTTATTCAGCTAATAAAGCGGCGCTGGCCCGCACTGGTGATTATTGTGGTGACAATGATCAACAACCCTGGAATTGAGCGCGCGTTACGGCAACTCGGCGTACACGGCGTGCTCAGCAAAGCGGGTCTTTCAACGGAGCTGGTACATTTTATCAAAGGGCTTACCGGCGCGTTTGCATCCAGCAAACCCTCCGCCGACGCACCGGCCTTGAGCTGCATCAGCCTGACGCCAAAAGAGAGTGAAGTGCTGCGTCTGCTGCTGCGCGGCTTAACGGTGAGCGATATCAGCACCCGCCTTAACCGCACCAAACAGACCGTCAGCGCACAAAAAAAGAGCGCGATGCGTAAGCTCGGCGTCACCTCCGAATATGAGCTCTATCAACAGCTGCAACAGCTTGGGCTGGTCAGCTGA
- a CDS encoding ATP-binding protein, with product MMRSTSRYRLLWLAYMPGLFSFSLPACAATSARGHYAGLLSTLFIGVLLLVCGLALRIRRRNQSVASTLAKTHFLAMVSHEIRTPLNAILGILELQIKQNAQTQHAQPMLEVAHGAAKDLLALVGDVLDMSRIESGHMPLQPSAQELVSLTRAVVLLFEEASEQKQLALRFSVVGGERCPVLIDPWRYKQILSNLVSNAIKFTREGEIRITLSHQIRDAQRVAVSLSVTDTGPGIAPEHQARLFTPFAQFGPDEDGARNGSGLGLAICRALCELMAGKLTLNSTPGKGTCVTLHLTLPPSQDPYPAQRSLPDIPVSTATGRRVMIVDDYRPNLLLLRHQLELLGHQVIEAQSGEEALAKWHAHKPFDYILMDCNMPLMDGFQLAKAIRLQEQQQAITRATLLGFTAIAQQEIIEQCQNAGMDGCLFKPCSQQDIAQWII from the coding sequence ATGATGCGCAGCACTTCTCGTTATCGCCTCTTATGGCTTGCTTATATGCCGGGGCTTTTTAGCTTCTCCCTGCCAGCATGTGCCGCCACCTCTGCGCGCGGGCACTATGCGGGTTTACTGAGCACCCTTTTTATCGGCGTGCTGCTGCTGGTTTGCGGGCTGGCACTGCGCATCCGCAGGCGTAACCAGAGTGTGGCCTCAACGCTTGCGAAAACTCACTTCCTCGCCATGGTGAGCCATGAAATCCGCACGCCGCTCAATGCGATTCTGGGCATTCTCGAGCTACAAATTAAACAGAATGCGCAGACGCAACATGCCCAGCCGATGCTGGAGGTGGCGCACGGCGCGGCAAAAGATCTACTGGCGTTAGTCGGTGATGTGCTTGATATGTCGCGCATCGAGTCGGGTCATATGCCCCTTCAACCCTCTGCGCAGGAGTTAGTTAGCCTGACCCGCGCCGTGGTGCTGCTCTTTGAAGAGGCGAGCGAGCAGAAGCAACTTGCTCTCCGGTTTTCGGTTGTGGGCGGCGAGCGCTGTCCGGTGCTGATTGACCCCTGGCGCTACAAGCAGATCCTCTCCAACCTGGTGAGTAACGCCATTAAATTTACCCGTGAAGGGGAGATCCGCATTACGCTCTCCCACCAGATAAGGGATGCACAGCGGGTTGCGGTTTCGCTGAGCGTCACCGATACCGGGCCGGGCATTGCGCCAGAGCACCAGGCGCGGCTTTTTACCCCTTTTGCACAGTTCGGCCCCGATGAGGATGGTGCACGAAACGGTTCAGGCCTGGGCCTCGCCATCTGCCGGGCGTTGTGCGAGTTAATGGCGGGGAAACTGACCCTAAACAGCACGCCAGGCAAAGGCACCTGCGTCACCCTGCACCTCACGTTACCGCCGTCACAGGACCCTTATCCGGCGCAGCGAAGCCTGCCCGATATACCGGTTTCGACCGCCACGGGCAGGCGGGTGATGATTGTTGATGACTACCGGCCAAACCTGCTGCTGCTGCGCCACCAGCTTGAACTGCTCGGCCATCAGGTAATCGAAGCGCAAAGCGGAGAAGAGGCGCTGGCAAAGTGGCATGCCCATAAACCGTTTGATTACATTCTGATGGACTGCAATATGCCGCTGATGGATGGCTTTCAGCTTGCGAAAGCTATTCGTCTTCAGGAGCAGCAGCAGGCTATTACCCGTGCGACGCTGTTGGGTTTTACCGCTATTGCCCAGCAAGAGATTATTGAGCAGTGCCAGAACGCAGGAATGGATGGCTGTTTATTTAAACCCTGCAGCCAGCAGGATATTGCACAATGGATAATATAA